Below is a window of Picosynechococcus sp. PCC 7002 DNA.
GATATTTCAGCTCCTGGCGGCGGGAGGCTGGCAACAAGGTGATCAGGGGGCGGTCTTGGTTGAGGCCCAGTTTTTCCCTAGCGGTGGCACGGCGGGGACAGGTGGCCATTTTCGCCACGAGGGGATGGCCCACAAATTTTACGTCTATGCCGTATTCTGCAAAGTAACGGGCTTCTTCCGGGAAAATGGCAAGAATCCGGTCGGTGATGCGGGCGATCGCCTTTGTATTGTTGTCATTAAACGACCAAACCCAGGCCTGGGGCGCAATGTAGTAAATAATTGGCACCTGGGGCAACTGACGGCGAACAAAGTTACCGATGCCAATATTCGGGCCGATGTAATCGATCAGCACCACCAGATCCGGCGGATTTTCTTTGAGATAGCGTTTCGCCTGCCGTTGAATGCGGAGGGTCGGAATGATGTAGGGCAGGGATTCAATCAGACCGATGGAGCCAATTTTTGTGGTGTTACCCAGGAGGGTTGCTCCCGCTGCAGCCATGCGATCGCCACCGAGGGCAGTAATTTTTAGGTCAATATTGAGCGCCTCGGCCTGACGAAAGAGCGCTTCCACCAAGAGACTCCCCTGGAGATCGCCGGATACTTCCCCCGTACTGATGAAAATATGCATTATCGCCTAGCTCCGTTTCCCCGGAATTAAACCCCGACGGCTGGGGTCAAGGGCTTTTTCGAGAAACTGTTGGAGATGTTGGAGATGTTCATGGTCGCCGATAGTCGCAAGTTGGGCGATCGCCTCGGAGGTTTTGAGATCCGAGCGGTACAGTAAACGAAATGCTTGTTTGAGCAGACCCATTTCCGCCGGGGTTAAACCACTGCGCTTGAGGCCCACCAAATTCAAAGAACGCACCTTCGACGGGTTGCCTTCGACCAGCATAAAAGGTGGCACATCCCGATCAATGCGACTCATGCCGCCCAACATCGCCATCTTGCCGATATGTACAAACTGGTGAATGCCCAACATCCCACCAATCACCGCTCGCGATTCGATTTCCACATGGCCGGCGATCGCCACATTGTTCGCAATGATGATGTTGTTTTCCAGAATGCAATTGTGGGCCACATGGACATAGGCCATCAGGAGATTGTCATTCCCAATGATCGTTTTTTCTCCCGCCGCCGTCGCCCGATTCACCGTCACATATTCGCGAATCGTATTGCGATCGCCAATTTCAACTAAACTGGCTGCCCCCTGATACTTGAGATCCTGTGGTTCTAAGCCAATGGCCGCCCCTGGGTAAATCCGATTCCCCTGACCAATGCGCGTATAACCATCCAAAATTGCATGGGCACCAATAACCGTACCTTCCCCAACCGTGACATATTCACCAATCACTGCATAGGGGCCAACCTGAACCGTTGGATGAATTTGAGCGTTGGGGTGAACCACCGCCGTCGGATGAATCAGAGTACTCAAAAGAATTCTCCAGTGTGCTCCATAGTAGTGTAGTGGGCCTCAGGGCCAATTATTCAAAATTCAGACGGGAAAAGAGCATCTCCCCTTCCACCGCCACTTGACCATCCACGGTGCCACAGCCCTTCATTTTCGCAATGCGCTTGGCCTTTACCGTGATCACTTCCACCGTCATAATTAGCTGATCACCAGGGACTACCGGTCGCCGAAACCGAACTTTATCAATCCCAGCAAACGCAAAAAAGCTATCTTCCATCCCCGGCATTTGGGTCAAAATAAACCCGCCCACCTGGGCCATCGCTTCCACCATCAGTACCCCCGGCATGATCGGGTGATTTGGGATATGACCTTGGAAATGGGGTTCATTAAAAGTGATATTTTTCAGACCCACAGCCTTTTCACCAGGAATATATTCGAGGATGCGGTCTACCAGCGAAAAAGGATAGCGGTGGGGTAATAATTTTTGAATCTCTTCGACGGGGATCGGCTGGGCCAAAGTTCCGGGATGTTCTGTGGTCATAGACGGTGATCAATTAATAACAGTCTGTGCGGCTAGTTTAGATTACTACAAAATGTTAATTCTGCAGCGCTTCTCCACGGCAGATCTGTATTAGTGCCCCATGCGGATGAAAATCAGGTCAGTCCATGGCTTCGATTAAGAACCTGTTTGATTTGCGGAACGAAATCGCCCTTCTATGAAATCTCGCTTTTGGAGATGTTTTGTGTTCCGCCCGGTCACCCGCTTGCGCCACATCTTAAAACTAGAGCGTTTCATATAGCGCCGCATGATTTGAATCACTTCCTTTTCCTGAAGCCCAAATTGCATCTCAATGGCCTCAAAGGTAGTGCGGTCTTCCCAGGCCATTTCGATCACCCGGTCAATGGTGGCCTCATCTAGCGCCTCAAAATTCATTGTTGTCTTTTAATAAGTTCTATCTAAATCAGTTCCACGCTGTACTGTAGCGCAAATCTTTAATTCGGCAATTCGAGGGGGATTTGTCCCAAAATGCCCTTACGAAATTCATTGAGCAACGTAACTGCACTACGTTCCCTGTCGCCTTGGAAGCGATGGTCTCCGAGGGCAATGACATAATCTTC
It encodes the following:
- the lpxA gene encoding acyl-ACP--UDP-N-acetylglucosamine O-acyltransferase, translating into MLLSTLIHPTAVVHPNAQIHPTVQVGPYAVIGEYVTVGEGTVIGAHAILDGYTRIGQGNRIYPGAAIGLEPQDLKYQGAASLVEIGDRNTIREYVTVNRATAAGEKTIIGNDNLLMAYVHVAHNCILENNIIIANNVAIAGHVEIESRAVIGGMLGIHQFVHIGKMAMLGGMSRIDRDVPPFMLVEGNPSKVRSLNLVGLKRSGLTPAEMGLLKQAFRLLYRSDLKTSEAIAQLATIGDHEHLQHLQQFLEKALDPSRRGLIPGKRS
- the lpxB gene encoding lipid-A-disaccharide synthase, which gives rise to MHIFISTGEVSGDLQGSLLVEALFRQAEALNIDLKITALGGDRMAAAGATLLGNTTKIGSIGLIESLPYIIPTLRIQRQAKRYLKENPPDLVVLIDYIGPNIGIGNFVRRQLPQVPIIYYIAPQAWVWSFNDNNTKAIARITDRILAIFPEEARYFAEYGIDVKFVGHPLVAKMATCPRRATAREKLGLNQDRPLITLLPASRRQELKYLLPVMVEAAKILQRQVPEVKFLIPVALPHYRKTLETDINEAGLNAILIDDPAQTPLAIAAADLAITKSGTVNLEIALLDVPQVVLYKVHPVTAWIAKHLLKFSIPFMCPVNLTLMRRIVPELLQTEATALRIAQESLALLQDGDRQAQLQQDYQEMRAVMGDGKACDVAAVDILTFPNHGR
- a CDS encoding TIGR03643 family protein, whose product is MNFEALDEATIDRVIEMAWEDRTTFEAIEMQFGLQEKEVIQIMRRYMKRSSFKMWRKRVTGRNTKHLQKRDFIEGRFRSANQTGS
- the fabZ gene encoding 3-hydroxyacyl-ACP dehydratase FabZ encodes the protein MTTEHPGTLAQPIPVEEIQKLLPHRYPFSLVDRILEYIPGEKAVGLKNITFNEPHFQGHIPNHPIMPGVLMVEAMAQVGGFILTQMPGMEDSFFAFAGIDKVRFRRPVVPGDQLIMTVEVITVKAKRIAKMKGCGTVDGQVAVEGEMLFSRLNFE